In the genome of Malania oleifera isolate guangnan ecotype guangnan chromosome 5, ASM2987363v1, whole genome shotgun sequence, the window GTTACATtgtttgttttaatgtttaatacTCATGATATATTtgtcttgttattattattgtatactttaatattgttgtcatattatcattgtgtatttattttgcatattattattatcattatgtcgcatatttattatatatatatttttttgcatATCTATGTGATTATTATGATTATGaccttatatttatgttattattgattgcatatttttattgtatatttaatttgcatatgtattattTTCGTTGTAATTAATTGTTTATTGGTAGAGCAAAAAAAAACTTGATATAATCAAATCACTGCAgtttgatttaatttcaaaatattccaaaaaatatgatataatcaaatccttagaatttaatttaattataaaatatttccaaaaatatgatataatcaaatccttacagtttaatttaattcgtgcatatttttaaaataaaatctgaacatagatatattTAATTTCACTTAatttaaatcaaatatattttaattaacataaatctaattaaattcacttACTCaaatttaattagaaatattttaaaataaacctaacataatttattctccttaccttagtCCTAGAGTGGTGTCTACAATAACGAAATCACTTCAGTTAAAACGTTTAGGAGCGGAGCTCGAACTTGAAAATGgtgttcatttttcaatttggtaaaaaaatggaagagaaagttagagagagtttgagaagaaagagagagtttgagaagagagagagagtttgagagattttCGTGGGAAGGGGAGGGAGCCTGCGGATTACTCCAGATTCAAAGGATTGAATTCAATCCTTCACGTAAggttatatattattataatattataatattatattattatattatattatattaatatattatattattttattaataataataatttaattaattaattaattatttaatattattttttgggatTACTACACTAGATGTCCACCATGTAAGATTCTTAGAATAAATCAAACGTGGGCATCAAGGATTTGTCGGctaatattttttagaatcaTTAATTATGTATTGAATCAAATGTTGACTTTGAAATATTCAAATGGTTAGAACATTTGAGTATATGCCTTGAATATTAAAAGTATAAGGATTTAATATTTGGAGAGAATGAATTGCCACCGTTATGTGATTAGGTGATATAAGCCTAACATActtataaaatgaaacataaaatTAGGTGAAATATATTAGTAATAATTAAACTGCGGATTTATCGTCTATCTTTGCAAATAGACTAATACttattgaataataataataataataataataataataacattgacctttcttgagatttgttaaaagataaataaattctccctaatttttataaaaaaagacACAAACATCTTTTTATATTTGgcaaaaaaacaaattttttagagatataagtatccttaaaattaaatgttaatggaggtccataaaatttttgaaatgttAGTGAAGGTCTAtgagaaatttaaaatattagggGAGATTCTTATCTTCTTATAAATTCTCAATGTCTTttatcctaataataataataataataataataacttttaaaTTAATGAAAGACACATCACCTTATGAATTTGTTTGAGTTAAAAATTGTATttggataaataaaaaaaataaaaaaaaaagaattttatttttttactatatattatttaaaataaaaaattattttaatgtaattatttttaaaaaaatattaagaatatataaaattaaattttaattcatTGATTTAATACCTATTAAGATCCCCTCCTTCAAatgtcttattagacattcctaatcgcaccatatttcaaattttctttttaaattttaaatatttatttattttttaaaaggttttatTAAAGATCATTAGATTCAGTTcatggataattcataattaattaggtatcttTTGTAGAACAAGTATAtaaggggtgctagtaccttttCTTCGCATAACGTAACTCCCGATTCCAACTCCGGTAAATGTAGACCGAGACAATTGATTTTTTGGTCTTAGGATTAGCCTAAAAACCTATCAAAAAGTAGTAATTATGTGACATAACTGCACCTACGAAAGTAACAAGTTAGTAACAACTCCATCaaacttataatattattatttattgtcattCCGAATCCTTCTCTAGGACATAGTATGGTAGTAGGCAAGCGAGTTGCAATACCAGCATCAATAGTCATCAAGGCAGTTTTCCAACTTCTACAGTATAAATTTGGCAAATCGGATAAAATCAAAATGCTTTGGCAATAACATTAGCATAAGCATGAATTCATGAACCTGAGGCCAAAAGCCGCTTTCTCAACCATtgcttcctctttttttttttattaaaggaGGACAGCACTTccattaatttatttatataccctcacttttaaTGGAGGAATATCATAATTACCAGACAAGTATTGAGAAATTACAGATAAAAAAAGGATTAAAGACCTCTCAAAATCAATATCAACAACCAATCAAAATAGGACTACGAATGcaaacaaaactaaataagaaacaaatctaaacagacatatcaaaaataaaaataataaaataaagtaaaataaaaaaatttaaaccaacCGAACAAAAATCGAGGGGATGAACTAAtaacgaaaggaagtgagacccaagCTATCCATGCAATCGAATGTTTTttagagaacgtggtaaaagatatttttcataaataatattatattctatttctctttttttaGTGAGAAAATCAGCCTAACTATTGTCTTTCCTAGATTGAATGTTTACAAGATGAGATTAGAAAATGAGAAAACTGCCAAGTCTCCCCATTGAAAAAATGGGATTAGTCAAAAAAATACAGCCACCCAAAACTCACCATCAAACTTCCTATATGTACACCCATTTCATGAGACCGAAACAAAGCCAATTAAGAGAATGGAAGCAAGCAAAGCAAGCAACTGGGTATTTCTAGTTTTGGGTGTTTTTTATGTGTCACTAGGAGCTTGGGCAGAGCAATGTGGGAAGCAAGCTGGGGGAGCTGTGTGCCCAGGAGGCCTATGCTGCAGCCAGTTTGGGTGGTGTGGCAACACCAATGACTACTGTGGTAATGGTTGTCAAAGCCAGTGCACCCCTGGTGGTGGTGGCGGTGATATTGGCAGTCTCATCACTCAGTCAAAGTTTGATGAGATTTTTAAGCATCGGAGTGGCTGCCCCAGCAAGGGCTTCTACAGCTCCGATGCTTTCGTAGCTGCGGCGAAATCTTTTGGAGGTTTTGCAGCAACCGGCGACACCGCCACCCGTAAAAGGGAGATTGCAGCCTTTTTGGCTCAAACTTCCCACGAGACTACTGGTGAGCAATTATAAATTATTAGTTCATTCGTGAGCACagaattcaaatatcaaattgaagcATTGTAAGAGGTTATCGAAATCCAAAACAATTTTAAATTCAATGCTGGCTCATAGGTAGTGACCATAGTCATAAAAATCAAagttaattttaatattttttttctcatttgcgattaattaatttgttttgtttattttgatGAACTAATTGGTTTGGGTAATACCCAGGGGGATGGGCAAGTGCACCGGACGGGCCATACTCATGGGGGTACTGCTATATTCAAGAACAGGGGAATCCTGGCGCATACTGTTCCCCAAGTGCACAGTGGCCTTGTGCCTCTGGCAAGAAATATTATGGCAGAGGCCCTATCCAAATTTCCTAGTAAGTACTTTTATATTTGTGATTACATTGTTGGTTTTATTATTTTGTTCCTTTAATTTTTGGCTTTCTATGTTGAAAAATGATTGTGGGAAATCATAGATCGACTTCCAATATTAGTGCACGTACTATGTTAATTACGGGATTAATTTTTCATGAGTTTTCGTTAAACTTTAATAATTGCTTCAAATTTGTCATTGACCTTCAATTTATAACAATACTTTCTAATTATTCGTTATAGTGTGCTCTTTATCCCTCCCACACTCATTTActactatattattatttttcctcaTAATGAGGGAGTTGGAATTAGGGTTTTGTTTAAGTGAAATCAGATTTTATGGTGCTTTTGATTATGGGTGTATTTGAGTCCAAACAAGTCAGCACAGTAAAATATTCAACCCAATTCGACTCAAAAAATGTTAAGCTCCAAACTCAACTCGAATTCGATcgattttataattattaaattcgAACTTGAGTCTGCTACAAATTCATAAAATTCGTGCTCGGCTTGTTTAAGTTTGACTTGATTATAAATTAGTATTGAATACATATATAAAGATTATATAGATATAATATTGAATTATAAGATATATAGTATATGACATGTATaatataaaaatgataaaaaaataaaaaatttaaaaaataaaaaaacttgatTAGGCTCAAAACTCAACTCAAATACTATTACTAACTTGAACTCAACTCATTAAAATAGTTGAATAACTCAAACTCAAGTATAATCCAGTCAATTTAGAGAACGAATCGAGTTCGAGTAGCTCACGAGTAAGTTTGACTTGTTCACTTATTTTTTATGAATCTACCTAACTTACTAGAATAGTTAACAAGTACGTTAGAAGAACTTTAATAGCATTTCATCAATTAGAAGAAATGATTGTTGCAcatcaaataatattaaaaaacaaTATAAAATTGAAGTTCATTGATCAATTAGTAAGTACTACTAATATTTGGTGATCATTCATAAAATTTCCTCCAATTATACTAAACAACACAATAACAAATCAAGACTTAAGTATCATTAGGTGGTATCGATTACATGAATTCTTTTCTGTCaatttatataatcataaacaaTTTCTTTTAACAATTTCCTGGTTATGTTAGATAAGCTTATTTTGGCCGAGCAACATGTTCTGATACCTAATCCGGCCTAACCAATCTTTTGATTAGctccaaaaaaaggaaaaaaaaaatatccaaagGGCATTTGAAAAGAGAAACTAATAATTATCTTAAGAATTGAACATTTCAACTTTAAAATGTTGACTTAAAGTGATTTTTGGTTCACAATTATGAATTATGATGGTTCCCACTATGAACATTTTCTTTCAATTAGTAATGTTGGATTTGATGCTGCAGCAATTACAACTATGGGCCAGCGGGGCGGGCCATAGGAGTGGACCTCCTAAACAATCCGGATCTGGTAGCAACCGACCCGGTTGTATCCTTCAAGACGGCAATCTGGTTTTGGATGACTCCGCAGTCGCCGAAGCCCTCCTGCCACGACGTCATCACCGGGCGATGGACGCCATCCGGGGCGGACCGGTCGGCGGGTCGGGTCCCCGGGTACGGTGTTCTCACTAACATTATCAATGGGGGCATTGAGTGCGGAAAGGGCCCAAACTCGTCAGTCCAAGACCGAATCGGGTTCTATAAGAGGTACTGTGACATACTTGGGGTGGGCTACGGTGACAACCTTGACTGCTACAACCAAAGGCCTTTTGGATCTGGGTAATGGGCTCCCAATAGTTCTGTTCCCACTGCCAGGCCCATggacctagagagagagagagaaagaaagataaGTGATATATTATATGAGAATAATAACAAGAGACTTGTATCTGACTAAATAAATTAAATGCTCATTTTATTTGGGGTGAAATTATAAGCTTTATAGTTTCTTTCACAGCTATGTTTGGTTGgagagaaaataaagagaaaattataagaAACCAGAGaatggaaaacatttttttttattataaaaatgttattttgatgtaatgggaaaaaatgtttctttatttttctttccgGAAATCAAGCCAAGGGTGTGAGGAgaaattcaattattttcatttcacttcaCTTCTTTCTTCCCGATGACATAACGAAAATTAGTAGAATGTTTTATGTTTTGACCTCCGCTTAGGAATAGAATATGTTTTCCACGATGatctagataaaaaaaaaaagggtaagtTGAGAATGTTGTAGAGGTATAATGGGTTCTCATGAAATCTTAAATGCTCGTAAATATAAGATTCCTAAATCCAAAATACtcggttaaaaatttattcagttcattttggttttcattttcgttGAATTTCGATTATCGGTTTTTGGTCCAATTTTTGGGTTccattaattcggttaaccgaatagtataaattaataataaataattttattatatatattatattaaaatattttatatattataaatactaaaattttatttattttatgtgtattaaaattttatatatattaaaaatttatattttatatatattaaaatattaaattggttaaccgatttaaccgaaATTCAGTTTTGTCGGTTTTGAATTCggttaaaaatgaaatttttgtcaatttggttaatgagattttttaaccgAATCGACCGAATGCTCAACCCTATCCAAATGGTACATTTGAATATAATTCTTGAATATTGTAAGTCTAAGGCTTTAATATTTAAAGAGAATGAGTTAACACCGTTATATGATCTAAGCCTAGCATACTtctaaaatgaaatataaaataaggTCGAACATATTATGTTAGGATCTTGTGAGCAACCAGAAAATTATGAACACCCGAAATTTACATGATTCGGTCAAGATCGACttatgtccacggagcacaccactaATTCACTAAAATCGccagaaaaatacaactctcttctttctctcactctcttcctcctctctttcttctctatGCTCTCTGTACATTTCACAACTCTCCACAACTCTCTTTTTATAGGGCTTTTGAATCAATTACAATTTAATACGataaatcaaaaagagaagtttcatccatttaaattaaatgatggatAAATGGTGGATAAATGATGGATAACAGCTCCAGCTTACAATGCGTCTCCAGCTCCTCACGAGTCTCCAGCTCAGCATCTCCTAGCTCCGGCACAACATATTAGTAATAATTAAATTGTGGAGTTATCATCTATCTTTGCTAATAGACTAATACctattgaataataataaaaaagacaTTGATCTTTCctaaaatttggtaaaaagataAATACCTTCTcagaggtttcaaaaattctaaaGGCCTCTCGAGAGATTTCAAAATGTTCATAGGTCTACCTTGGTGTTTGTCAAAAAGGCACAAACGtccttttatatttaaaaaaaaaaatgaatttttttagaaatataaGTGTCCCAAAACTTAAATATTAAGACTAGtctatgaaatttttgaaatgttAGTGAATGTCTTGTTGGCGTGAGCTGTCATTGTAAACAACCAAAAGAGatttgaggcatttgaaatttgtaacatCCCATGAATCAGGGTGGTTAGCTTGAGTCTAGGAGATGAAAAACTGTATAGTAAAGTTAAGTTTTTTATGTATAAGAAAGGAAAGAcgactgataaaaaaaaaaaaaaaagaggatgaAGAAGGAGTAGAATACAAAAGACAGattttttacatggtatcagagccaaacgAGTTCTGGCTTCCTATATTGCATCCTAACCATACCTCTATTCATGGCGGACTCTGATGATATGAACTCTTCTGGCGACATGTCCAATCTCTCTGATTCTATCCTTGAATTGACTACAAGGATGACCGAGGTTTTGAACAATACTCGGACCCCATCACCACTGAAACATCCGCTGCTCCGATCGGCATTAAGTTGGGTGGTTCCAACTATACACTCTGGTCCCAAGTTGTTGAGATGTATATCTCTGGCAAGAATAAACTGATGTACATTAATGGCGACTTTCCCCAACCGCTATCCACTGATCCCTCCTTTCGCAAGTGGCGCACCGATAGCGCCATTGTTAAAGGTTGGTTAATTTCTTCCATGGATTCGTCCTTGATTGGCAATTTTATTCGGTTTCCTACGGCAAAGGTGGTTTGGGATTCCATTGCCACTACCTTCTTTGATGGTAGAGATACATCACAAGTGTATGATCTTCGACGCCGTGTGACACGACTGAAGCAAGCCGCTGGCTCACTAGAAAAATATTATACTGAGTTGCAGGGTTTATGGCATGAAATTGATTTCCGTAGGCCAAATCCTATGGAATGCTCTGTTGATATTCAACATTATAATCGGATCATTCAGGAAGACTGTGTTTATGTGTTTTTGGATGGTCTTGACGATCGGTTAGACAAAATACGAGCTGATGTTTTGCATATGAAACCATTTCCTACTGTCGAACAAGCGTATGCGCGTGTTAGACGGGAGGCTATTCGACAACAGGTTATGACTACCCATGACCCCGATGGGCTCCAGGGGGCTGTCTTGTCCTCAAAATCACTTACATTAAGCACCTCTGCCCCTGGTAAATCTTCCAAGCCCCGAAACTCCACTAATTCGAAAAAATGTTCTCATTGTGGAAACCAGAAGCACACACGTGAAACCTGTTTCAAATTGCATGGGTACCCTGATTGGTGGCATGACCTTCAAGCCCGTAAATGTCCTGCTAGAACCAGAACGAATGGAAATTCAGGCACAGCTGCTGTTGCTGCTGCAGAGCCTCATCTCTCCCTTATACAATCAGCTGCAACATCCACAGATGCTCCTCCTAATTTGAACTCAGGTATCCCTGATCTTGCTCTTCCTACCTCCCATCGAGATGCAGACTGTAGTGCATGGCTTCTTGACTCGGGAGCCACTGACCATATGACTTTTGCTGCCTCGGACTTCTCTTATACCTCTCTTCCGCGACGCACCAGCATAGCCAATGCAAATGGTGTTATCTCACCAGTCACTGGAGCTGGTTCTGTGACTTTATCACCATCTCTGCATTTATCTAATACTTTACTTGTTCCGCTTTTATCCTATAAATTGTTGTCTGTAAGTCAGCTCACTGTAGACCTTGGGTGTGTTGTGCTTATTTATCCCAATTTCTGTCTTATTCAGGATATTCTCACCAAGGAAATAATTGGGCGTGGTACTAAGAGGGAGGGATTATATTATGTGGAAAACATTAGTATCGGCCAGGCCAATGACATGAACCATCCGCATGCCGATAAAGAGACACTACTTTGGTTGTGGCATCGACGCTTGGGACACCCATCTTTTCCTTATTTGAAGCATGTTTTTCCTGATTTGTTTAAGCATTTACAGACTCCTGATTTGAAATGTGACACTTGTATTTTGGCTAAGAGCCATCGCGCTACTTATCCTTTAagcatgaataaaagtgacactccattTACGTTAATTCACTCTGATGTATAGGGGCCCTCACCTGTTACTAATATGTCTGGGTTTCGTTGATTTGtgatttttgtggatgattgtactcGTATGACATGGCTTTACTTGATGAAACACAAAGATGAGGTTCTTAGTGTGTTTGAAACATTccatgctatggttggtactcaGTACGGTGCCACCATGAAGGTTCTCCGCtctgataatggtggtgaatatgtcaATAAGCACCTTAAAGCGTACTTTACTCAACATGGTTTAATTCATGAAACTTCATGCTCacaaacacctcaacaaaatggtgttgccgaGAGGAAGAATAGACATGTTCTTGAGACTACTCGTGCTTTGCTTCTCGGTGCTCATATGCCCAAACATTTTTGGACCAATGCCGTCTCAACTGCTGTCCATCTTCTTAACCGAATGCCTTCCAAGGTTTTATCCTTTAAGACACCACTCCAATGTCTTTCTACTTATGTGTCACTACCTACTACACTAATGCTTCCTCCTTGCGTCTTCGGGTGTGTTGTCTATGTGTATCTCCACAAGAACCAACGCACTAAACTTGATTCGTGTGCATGTCGATGTTTGTTTTTGGGCTATAGCGTCCATCAGAAAGGGTATCGGTGCTATGATCCTACCACCCGAAGACTCTATGTGACTATGGATGTCCAATTCTTGGAGACTGATATGTTCTTTTCATCTTCGGCACCTGCTTCTCCTCTTTAGGGGGAGATACATAATGAAGAGTTGAATTGGTTCCAACATGAGACGTCGAATGAGTTTGATTGGTTGGCGCCAAATGAGGGGCCACGTGAACATGAGGGGCAGGCTGGGCCGAATGATAACTTAGGCATTATGAACTGTGAAGCTGAGATATATCCTACTGCAGAGCAAGCAACATCTGAGACTGAACCTATATCCCCCCCCTTTGAAGTGTCAGCCGAATCATCTCCTGAGAATACTCCTGAGGTGCGTAATGTTATTACACCCTTACATACTGATGATATAGATGCTTCTGTGGGTTATGTCTTACCTTACAGGTACAATCGTGGCAAGCCACCTAATAGATACTCTCCAGATATTGAGGAACGAAGGTCGAGGTATCCTATTGCTAACTATGTATCCACCAAGGAACTCTCTGAACCGATTAAGAAATTTGCACAAGAACTCTCCATATGTCAAATTCCTACTAGTGTTCATGAGGCATTGGCAGATCTAAGATGGACCCAGAGCTATTGAGGAAGAAATGGAGGCACTACTAAAAAATGATACATGGACTCTTGTTCCATTACCTAAAGGAAAACAAACTgtggggtgcaaatgggtgttctcCATTAAACACAAAGCAGATGGATCTATTGAATGGTACAAAGCACGACTGGTAGCGAAGGGATATACGCAGACATATGGTGTCGATTATCATGAGACTTTCTCACCTGTAGCCAAGCTAAACACAGTTAGGGTATTATTGTCTCTTGCTGCAAATCTTGATTGGCCTTTGCATCAATTTGATGTAAAGAATGCTTTTCTCAACGGTGATCTCCAAGAAAAGGTTTATATGGATGTTCCTCCTGGTTATACAACATCTTCAAAGAATAGAGTGGTGTGCAAATTGCAGCGAGTGTTGTACGGACTGAAGCAATCACCACGAGCGTGGTTTGGAAGGTTTAGcttggcaatgaagaaatatggCTTTTAACAAAGTAACCATACTTTGTTCTTAAAGCATCAGTTAGGCAAGGTAACTGCTTTGATAgtttatgtagatgacattattattacaggagatgatgaagatgaaatcTCTCTGCTTCAAAAGCAATTAGCAACTtaatttgagatgaaaaatctgGAAGGACTCAAGtatttcttgggaattgaagttgCCAAGTCTAAGAAAGGCATATTTCTCTCCCAACGGAAATACATATTAGATTTGCTAACCGAAGTAGGGATGTTGGAGTGTAGGCCTGCAGACACCCCCATAGTTCAGAATCACAAGCTTGGAGAATACCCAGGCCAAGTACCAACAGATAAGGGAAGATACCAAAGGTTAGTTGGTAAACTCATTTATCTCTCCCATACTCGCCCAGATATTGCCTATGCTGTAAGTGTCATAAGTCAATTTATGCATAATCCAAGTAAGAGTCATATGGAAGCAGTGATTCGAATACTTCGATACTTGAAGTCATCCCCAGGCAAGAGACTTATGTTCTCAAAACATAACAGTCAGCCGATGGTTTATGGGTATAcggatgcagattgggcaggtaATATCACTGACAGAAAGTCTACATCAGGATATTTTACATTTGCTGGAGGAAATTttgtaacttggagaagcaagaaacaaaaagTGGTAGCCTTGTCAAGTGCTGAAGCTGAGTTTAGGGGAATGGCTAAAGATCTTTGTGAACTCCTTTGGCTAAGAAAGCTACTCACTGAAATCGGGTTTGCCCTCACTTCCGAGATGGATCTCTTGTATGACAATAAAGCTGCAATTGCCATTTCTCACAATCCTATTCAACATGATCATACTAAACATGTGGAGATAGatcgacacttcatcaaagagaatCTTGAAGCAAAAACAATTAGGTTTTCGTTTGTGAAATCCTAAGATCAATTGGCAGACATACTTACAAAAGCTGTATCTAGCAAGGACTTCTACAACTCACTTGACAAGTTGGGCATGCAAGACCTCTATGcatcaacttgagggggagtgttggcgtgagctgtcattgtaaacaaccaagagagatttgaggcatttgaaatttgtaacatCCTATAAATCAGGGTGAGAGatttgaggcatttgaaatttgtaacatCCCATAAATCAGGGTGGTTAGCTTGAGTTTAGGAgatgaaaaattatatagtaaagttaagttttttatatataagaaaggaaagacgactgaaaaaaaaataaaaataaaaaaaataaagaggatGAAGAAGGAGTAGAATACAAAAGACAGCTTTT includes:
- the LOC131156576 gene encoding basic endochitinase, with protein sequence MEASKASNWVFLVLGVFYVSLGAWAEQCGKQAGGAVCPGGLCCSQFGWCGNTNDYCGNGCQSQCTPGGGGGDIGSLITQSKFDEIFKHRSGCPSKGFYSSDAFVAAAKSFGGFAATGDTATRKREIAAFLAQTSHETTGGWASAPDGPYSWGYCYIQEQGNPGAYCSPSAQWPCASGKKYYGRGPIQISYNYNYGPAGRAIGVDLLNNPDLVATDPVVSFKTAIWFWMTPQSPKPSCHDVITGRWTPSGADRSAGRVPGYGVLTNIINGGIECGKGPNSSVQDRIGFYKRYCDILGVGYGDNLDCYNQRPFGSG